The genomic segment AGAGGCATCCCTGACCGCAGCTGCCCGCCCGGCTCCGGCAGTGCCCAGATCTGCTGTTCCATTTTCATATAGCCAGAGGCCGCCCGCGCTAGTAGAGGGGCACACGAGCAAAGTTAAAACGGCAGCCACTAGAACTCTTCGAAAGATAAGCTTCATAGATAATAGGGGTCAAACCTTGATTATTGCTTTAAACTTATCATATCTTGCCCGGAGTCTTTTATCTTGCTCGAGCCTAGATTGAAATATTCCAGCTCGACGGCTCACCGAGGAGATACTCAGACCTGTCAGGCTGCCGATCTCGGAGTTGCGAAAGCGGCCGCTCCGCCACAAATGGTACACTAGCATATCGCGATCAATGGCAGCTGATTTTGAAATCCGACGGCAGCTTTTCCATTTTTCAAGATCGACCCCCGGGATGGTGGACACCATCTCGATAATCTCTCCTAGATTCGTATCGTTGACAATTCTCTTCTGAACTGAAATGTCTGCCATGGCTTCTTTATTCAAATAATCCTTTTTTATTCGGTCCACAAAGGCCTGAGAACCATAAATCACTCCATGTTTCACCTCTTCCCAGATGCTCTTTTTTTCGTTGGCGTACTGTTGTACCTTCTCCCTATAAGCTTTGCGCCGAGTACCATCAGGACCCAAGAGCGATAAGATCAGATCTGCTTTTACCCAGTCTGGACAAAGCCGCTTATAAGCGTAACCTGGGTAGCTGCTCCAAGGGTAATGAATCAGCCGTTGGACCATTCCTGCCCGCAGCGGATTTCGATGGATATAACAGGACAGCTGCATCAAGTAAGGTTCATTTTCTACGAGAATGCTCTTGAACCGTCCCTGGAATAGATGCCCCTTCTGTGAATGACGTAGATTGAAAATCGTGGTGTATGTAGTGCCCAACCACTGCATTGCTTTTGAAAGGTTCGCACGATTGGTCCGAAGCAGCACGTGATAATGATTATCCATCAATACGAAAGCAATAATATCCAATTCAAAACGCTCGGACATTCGCACCAACGTTTTGATGAACGTTTTGCGGTCATGGTCGGAAAGGAAAATGGCCTGTTGTTTGTTACCACGTGAAAGGACGTGATAATATGCCCCTTCATATTCGATTCTCAATTGTCGGGCCATGAAGTACTTATAGTGTAGGCAAGTTCGGAGTCAAGAAAAATATAATCAATAATCAAAGTTTGACCCCTATTTGAGAAATTCCTTGATATCAGCCTCTTTCTTGAGGTCATCGACATAGATTTTTACTTCTTGTTGGACCTTCTGCTGTTTGAGGTAGTTGCCAAGTCTCTCCTTGATGTCTGCGTAGGCAATCTGAGACTCCGGTTTTTTATCTGTAACTTTGATCAGATGATAACCGAACCTTGTCTGGACAACATCGCTCACCTGTCCAGGTTGCAGTGCAAATGCTGCTTTTTCGAAAGGCACCACCATCTGGCCACGGCCAAAATAACCTAGATCACCACCTTTCTCGGCACTGGGTCCCTCGGAGTACTCCTTGGCAAGCGCGCTGAAGTCGCCCCCCTTTTTCACCTTTTCCTGCACCGCTTTAATCTTCTTCAATGCTGCGGCCTTCTGAGCATCGTCAGCATTAGCAGGAAGCTTGACCAGTATATGACTGGCCCGCACCTGAGCCGGTCTGCGAAACAAATCAGGATGGCTGTCGTAGTAGG from the Deltaproteobacteria bacterium genome contains:
- a CDS encoding transposase; amino-acid sequence: MARQLRIEYEGAYYHVLSRGNKQQAIFLSDHDRKTFIKTLVRMSERFELDIIAFVLMDNHYHVLLRTNRANLSKAMQWLGTTYTTIFNLRHSQKGHLFQGRFKSILVENEPYLMQLSCYIHRNPLRAGMVQRLIHYPWSSYPGYAYKRLCPDWVKADLILSLLGPDGTRRKAYREKVQQYANEKKSIWEEVKHGVIYGSQAFVDRIKKDYLNKEAMADISVQKRIVNDTNLGEIIEMVSTIPGVDLEKWKSCRRISKSAAIDRDMLVYHLWRSGRFRNSEIGSLTGLSISSVSRRAGIFQSRLEQDKRLRARYDKFKAIIKV